A region from the Rhodamnia argentea isolate NSW1041297 chromosome 7, ASM2092103v1, whole genome shotgun sequence genome encodes:
- the LOC115740876 gene encoding probable methyltransferase PMT15 — protein MAGPYAPYHPTTKPAASTTSSYLMIRNSSLSTWVLILVLCFMSYLLGVWQHGGPISPATFSTTSTTTAAIPCPLSTGKRSSSSSSSSSASASAVALDFESHHRQDDIGDAELDDRPKTYPACAANFSEYTPCEDVQRSLRFDRNRLIYRERHCPDKSEKVKCRVPAPYGYRVPFRWPASRDLAWYANVPHKELTVEKAVQNWIQYQGDRFRFPGGGTMFPHGADAYTDDIGQLINLKDGSIRTAIDTGCGVASWGAYLLSRNILTMSFAPRDTHEAQVQFALERGVPALIGVLASKRLPYPSRAFDMAHCSRCLIPWAESGGTYLMEVDRVLRPGGYWILSGPPIRWRKYWRGWNRTQNDLRSEQNSIERVAKSLCWTKLVEKGDIAVWRKPTNHLQCKVNQFCPTQDPDTAWYTNMDTCLTRLPEVSGDEEVAGGQVAKWPERLNAVPPRISKGTVRGITVETFRADAELWKRRASYYKTVNNQLGQAGRYRNLLDANAHLGGFAAALAEDPVWVMNVVPVEAQVNTLGVIYERGLIGTYQSWCEAMSTYPRTYDLIHADSLFTLYKDKCEAEDILLEMDRILRPEGSVIIRDDVDVLVKLKRMIDGMNYDSQIVDHEDGPLERQKLLFAVKSYWTTPSTSGHRRSSTSS, from the exons ATGGCTGGTCCGTACGCCCCCTACCACCCCACTACCAAACCCGCCGCCTCCACCACCTCGTCGTACCTCATGATCAGAAACTCCAGCCTCTCCACGTGGGTCCTCATCCTCGTCCTCTGCTTCATGTCCTACCTCCTCGGCGTCTGGCAACACGGCGGCCCAATTTCCCCCGCCACCTtctccaccacctccaccactaCCGCCGCCATCCCCTGCCCCTTGTCCACCGGAAAGAgatcgtcctcgtcctcgtcctcgtcctccgcctccgcctcagCAGTCGCCCTCGACTTCGAATCCCACCACCGCCAGGACGACATCGGGGACGCCGAGCTAGACGACCGCCCCAAGACTTACCCGGCCTGCGCGGCCAACTTCAGCGAGTACACGCCCTGCGAGGACGTGCAGAGGTCGCTCCGGTTCGACCGGAATAGGCTGATATACCGGGAGCGGCACTGCCCGGACAAGAGCGAGAAGGTGAAGTGCCGGGTGCCGGCCCCCTACGGGTACAGAGTACCGTTCCGGTGGCCGGCCAGCAGGGACCTGGCGTGGTACGCCAACGTGCCCCACAAGGAGCTCACGGTGGAGAAGGCGGTCCAAAACTGGATCCAGTACCAGGGCGACCGCTTCCGCTTCCCCGGGGGCGGCACCATGTTCCCCCACGGCGCGGATGCCTACACCGACGACATCGGCCAGCTGATCAACCTCAAGGACGGGTCCATCCGGACAGCCATCGACACCGGTTGCGGG GTGGCCAGCTGGGGAGCTTATCTTCTGTCTCGAAACATACTGACAATGTCCTTTGCGCCGAGGGACACGCACGAAGCTCAAGTTCAATTCGCCCTCGAGCGAGGAGTGCCGGCCCTGATCGGCGTTCTCGCGTCCAAGAGGCTTCCATATCCGTCCAGGGCATTCGACATGGCCCATTGCTCTCGGTGCCTCATCCCTTGGGCTGAATCCG GTGGAACGTACTTGATGGAGGTGGACAGAGTTCTGAGGCCGGGCGGGTATTGGATTCTGTCGGGTCCGCCGATTCGATGGAGGAAGTACTGGAGGGGCTGGAATAGGACCCAAAATGACTTGAGATCCGAGCAGAACTCGATCGAGAGGGTGGCCAAGAGCCTGTGCTGGACCAAGCTCGTCGAGAAGGGCGACATTGCCGTCTGGCGAAAACCCACCAACCACTTGCAATGCAAAGTGAACCAGTTCTGCCCGACCCAAGATCCGGACACGGCCTG GTACACCAACATGGACACTTGCTTGACCCGGCTACCGGAAGTCTCTGGCGACGAGGAGGTCGCAGGCGGCCAGGTGGCAAAGTGGCCGGAGAGGCTCAATGCGGTCCCGCCCAGGATCAGCAAGGGAACAGTGCGGGGCATCACAGTGGAGACCTTCCGAGCGGACGCAGAGCTCTGGAAGCGGAGGGCCTCGTACTACAAGACGGTGAACAACCAACTGGGGCAGGCCGGGAGGTACCGGAACCTGCTTGATGCGAATGCCCACTTGGGCGGCTTCGCGGCGGCGCTCGCGGAGGATCCTGTCTGGGTCATGAACGTGGTCCCCGTGGAAGCACAGGTCAACACGCTCGGAGTCATATACGAAAGAGGGCTCATCGGGACTTATCAGAGCTG GTGTGAAGCCATGTCTACTTATCCTAGGACTTACGATCTCATCCATGCCGACTCGTTGTTCACCCTCTACAAGGACAA GTGCGAGGCAGAGGACATATTGCTGGAGATGGACAGGATCCTGAGGCCGGAAGGGAGCGTGATCATCCGGGACGACGTGGACGTGCTGGTGAAGTTGAAGAGGATGATCGACGGGATGAACTATGACAGTCAAATCGTCGACCACGAGGACGGCCCCCTCGAACGGCAGAAGCTCCTCTTCGCCGTCAAGTCCTACTGGACCACCCCGTCAACTTCCGGTCACCGTCGATCCTCCACTTCTTCATAG